Within Desulfurobacterium thermolithotrophum DSM 11699, the genomic segment TTTTTTCCTAAAAGTTGTTAGGTGATTTTTAAATTTCTCTAACTCTTCTGCTTCGTACTTCTTGGTATTAAGTATCCCTGTCAGACAATCTAAATAAGCTGCTGTAAAGCTGTTTTTGTGGTAGTCCACTCCGACATACAGTGTTTTCTCTACCTTCTCCTTCATCTCTACCCCCTGATATGTTTTGTGTTTTGCAACCTCTGCTTCGGGACTATTCCCATACTCCAATACGGCGCTTCCCGCCACTATAATTAGCCGGCAGGAGGCATCGGCTAATCTCCACGCACGGGGCTTATTCCCCAGGGAAAAATCCAGCCTCCTGCCTTTAAAGGTTGCCTCTTTACTATAGTCCCGAATTTCAGGGGGTGACATCTTTTATATCATCTCCATTTTTGGTGTAGAATTTTTATTCAATTATACATAGGAGGAAGTAGGCTCTTGAGAATAGCTACTGTTGATATCGGAACCAATTCAACAAGGCTTTTGATAGCAGATGTTAAAAATGGGAAAGTTGAACAAATTTTCAAGACAGGAAGAGTAACAAGACTTGGAGAGGGAGTAAAGAAAACAGGAAAACTATCAAAAGAAGGTATTGAAAGGACCATTGAGACACTTAAAGAGTTTAGAGAGCTGGCCGAGAAGCATAGTGTAGAAAAAATAATAGTTGTTACCACAGAAGCTGCAAGATTGGCAGAAAATGCAAAAGAATTCATATCAAAAGTGGAAGATCTGGGCTTAAAAATCGAAATTCTCTCAGACAGAGAGGAGGCTGAAGTTGTTTTCACTGCCAACGTTCTCCATTTTAACCCTTCAGGAAAGGCTATGACAGTCGACCTTGGAGGTGGAAGCACAGAAATCGTTTTCGGTAGTAAGAATAAAGTAGAGTATCTAAACAGTTTAAAATTTGGCGTTGTTTTCCTCCACGAAACCTTTATCAAGTCGGATCCCCCAGAAGAAAGTGAACTTAAAGAAGTGGAAACTTTTATAAGAAACGAACTGGTAAAAGTAAAAAAGGAAATTCCGCAAGAGAACTTCGTTGTCTATGCTGTCGGAGGAACCATAACTTCTGTTGTTGCAATGGAAGAACAGATGACAGTTTATAAGCCAGAGATTGTTCATGGATATGTTGTAACAGAGAATCTAATTAAAAAGTGGTATCAAAGGCTCTTCTCCATGACAATTGAAGAAAGGAAAAAAATAGTTGGGCTTGAAGAAAACAGAGCTGATGTGATAATTCCTGGACTTGCTTTTTTCTCTATCTTTTGTGAAGTCTTTAAGAAGGATAAATTGACGGTTAGTGAGTTAGGATTACTTTACGGATTAGCACTAAAGGAGGCAGTCAAATGTCATCAAAAAGGATAGCAGTAATAGGTACAGGGTACGTTGGTCTTGTATCCGGAGCTTGCTTTGCCTATTTGGGACACAAAGTTATTGGACTTGATATTGATGAGAAAAAGATAGAGCTATTAAGAAAGGGAGAAGTTCCAATATATGAACCAGGTCTTGATAGAATCTTAAGGAGAGCTCTGGAAAGGGGAAATATCGAATTCACAACTGATTATGAATATGCCGTTAAAAACTCCGACTTTATCTTTATAGCTGTTGGGACTCCTTCAAAAGAAGATGGTTCAGCAGATTTGTCGTACGTTGAAAGTGCCTATAAAAGCATAGCTGAATATATAGGAAATGAAGATTTCAAGATCATTGTAAACAAATCAACAGTTCCTGTTGGAACAGGAAGATGGGCAAAAGAATTTATAAAATCTCTTCTTGAAAAAAGAGGAATAAAAAATCCTGAAGAAAGATTTGAAATTGTTTCAAATCCTGAATTCTTAAGAGAAGGGAAAGCTGTAGAAGATTTTATGAAACCAGATAGAGTAGTTGTTGGAGCAGACAATAGAGATATAGCTGGAATGGTTGCTTCTTTATATGAAAAACTTCAACCTGCAATGCTTATAACAGATCTTCCAACTGCAGAAATGATTAAGTATGCTTCAAACTCCTTTCTTGCTACTAAGATTTCATTCATTAACGAAATAGCAAACATCTGCGAAAAATTGGGAGCAGACGTAACGGTTGTAGCAAGAGGTATGGGTCTTGACCATAGGATAAGCCCTTACTTTTTAAATGCAGGTTGTGGTTTTGGAGGAAGTTGTTTTCCTAAGGATGTAAAGGCTTTAATTCATACTGCTAAGTCTGTAGGTGAGGAACCAAAACTTTTATCTTCTGTCATGAAGGTGAATGAGAAGCAAAAGCTAAGACCTATAGAAAAACTTTTAAAGCATATTCCTGAGTTAAAAGATAAAACTATTGCAGTTTGGGGACTTGCATTTAAACCAGAGACTGATGATATGAGAGAAGCTCCGTCTATACCACTAGTTAGAAAACTTCTTAGTTTGGGAGCAAAGGTAAAAGCATATGATCCTGTAGCAATGGAAAACGCAAAAAAAGTATTTAAAGAAGAAATAAAAACTTTTGGAGAAAAACTATTATTTGTTGACGATAAGTATGAAGCACTGGAAGGAGCAGATGCTCTCATTCTCATAACAGAATGGAATGAATTTAAGGAAGTAGAATTTGATAAACTTAAAGGAAAAGTTATTATTGACGGCAGGAATATTTGGGAACCTTCTGTAATGAGACAGTTTTGTGTCTATGAGAGTATAGGGAGAGTGTAATGAACATTACCAGCAAAAGAGAAACGCTAAAAAAACTTTATTCGCCGTTTGGTTGGGTTTTAGCAAAGGCAAACATCTCTCCAAATTTTATTACTTTGAGTGCAGTTATTACGGGAACTATTGCTGCTATACTTTACTTTTTAGGTCATCCGGTTATTGGAGCATTTATGCTTTTCACTTCTGGAATTCTTGACTTATGTGACGGTTATGTTGCAGTTAGTAATAGAAAAGCTACAAAATTTGGAGCTGTTTTTGATTGGTTGGCAGATAAG encodes:
- a CDS encoding Ppx/GppA phosphatase family protein, whose translation is MRIATVDIGTNSTRLLIADVKNGKVEQIFKTGRVTRLGEGVKKTGKLSKEGIERTIETLKEFRELAEKHSVEKIIVVTTEAARLAENAKEFISKVEDLGLKIEILSDREEAEVVFTANVLHFNPSGKAMTVDLGGGSTEIVFGSKNKVEYLNSLKFGVVFLHETFIKSDPPEESELKEVETFIRNELVKVKKEIPQENFVVYAVGGTITSVVAMEEQMTVYKPEIVHGYVVTENLIKKWYQRLFSMTIEERKKIVGLEENRADVIIPGLAFFSIFCEVFKKDKLTVSELGLLYGLALKEAVKCHQKG
- a CDS encoding UDP-glucose dehydrogenase family protein, translated to MSSKRIAVIGTGYVGLVSGACFAYLGHKVIGLDIDEKKIELLRKGEVPIYEPGLDRILRRALERGNIEFTTDYEYAVKNSDFIFIAVGTPSKEDGSADLSYVESAYKSIAEYIGNEDFKIIVNKSTVPVGTGRWAKEFIKSLLEKRGIKNPEERFEIVSNPEFLREGKAVEDFMKPDRVVVGADNRDIAGMVASLYEKLQPAMLITDLPTAEMIKYASNSFLATKISFINEIANICEKLGADVTVVARGMGLDHRISPYFLNAGCGFGGSCFPKDVKALIHTAKSVGEEPKLLSSVMKVNEKQKLRPIEKLLKHIPELKDKTIAVWGLAFKPETDDMREAPSIPLVRKLLSLGAKVKAYDPVAMENAKKVFKEEIKTFGEKLLFVDDKYEALEGADALILITEWNEFKEVEFDKLKGKVIIDGRNIWEPSVMRQFCVYESIGRV